AGAATTTTTTAATAAGTTTAGACAAATTTTTAAAGAAACAATTTCTATTTTCCCAATTTCAACTGAAACGAATACTGGAATTAAGGAATTACAGCAATATATAAATAAAAAATCAGTTGTAATTTCAGGACCATCGGGAGCTGGAAAATCCACGCTTATAAACACTCTAATTGGTAAAGAAGTACTAGTTACAAATGATATCAGCCAGAAAACAAAAAAAGGGCGACATACAACAATAGAAAGCCGATTTTTTATGTCAGCACCACATTCGTACATAATAGACACTCCAGGATTTTCGACATTGGACTTTCCAAAACTGGAAGAAAAAAAGGAACTGGAAAAGTTATTTCCAGAATTTTTAGAATTTATTCCTAACTGCAAATTTCGAGACTGTATTCACGTAAACGAGCCAAACTGTGCAATAAAGGAAAATGTGGAAAATGATAATATTTCGCAAGAACGATATGATTTTTATCTATATTCATTACAAAATATAAAATTTAATAAATAATTTAAAAATAAAAAAAGGAAAGAGTTGATTTTTATGATTAAAGAAAAAAGGACAATAATTGCACCT
This window of the Leptotrichia massiliensis genome carries:
- the rsgA gene encoding ribosome small subunit-dependent GTPase A, which translates into the protein MKGFYYVLDENSKNLNEENIYECKLRGTLKVKNDKMNCIIGDIVEFDEKEKVIEKIEKRENFLYRPLIANIDFIGILFAIKSPNFDFTNFQKMLLNANSQNIPIVLILSKIDLVSEDELKEFFNKFRQIFKETISIFPISTETNTGIKELQQYINKKSVVISGPSGAGKSTLINTLIGKEVLVTNDISQKTKKGRHTTIESRFFMSAPHSYIIDTPGFSTLDFPKLEEKKELEKLFPEFLEFIPNCKFRDCIHVNEPNCAIKENVENDNISQERYDFYLYSLQNIKFNK